The Camelina sativa cultivar DH55 chromosome 14, Cs, whole genome shotgun sequence genome includes a window with the following:
- the LOC104740341 gene encoding post-GPI attachment to proteins factor 3-like, with amino-acid sequence MAVRYWTALFLVLPCLFSISNASAGDADPSYRSCVSECEVSGCVGQECFPQCNSSSSGAPWYIQEPLYLQWKQWGCQGDCRYQCMVNREGERETLGQAPVKYHGKWPFKRVLGIQEPASVAFSVLNLAMHFHGWLSFFITLYYKLPLKQDRTAYYEYVGLWHIYGLLSMNSWFWSAVFHSRDVDLTERLDYSSAVAVLGFSLILAILRTFDVRVEAARVMVSAPILAFVTTHILYINFYKLDYGWNMIVCVAMGVSQLLLWARWAAVSSHPSNWKLWVVVIAGGLAMLLEIYDFPPYEGYFDAHSIWHAATIPLTILWWSFIRDDAEFRTSTLLKKSKTKAK; translated from the exons ATGGCAGTCCGCTACTGGACAGCCCTGTTTCTAGTGTTGCCATGCCTTTTCAGTATTTCTAATGCTAGTGCTGGCGATGCTGATCCAAGTTACAG GTCATGTGTTTCAGAATGTGAGGTTAGCGGTTGTGTTGGACAAGAGTGCTTTCCCCAGTGCAATTCTTCATCCAGTGGTGCTCCATGGTACATCCAAGAACCTCTGTATCTACAATGGAAACAATGGGGTTGTCAAGGTGATTGCCGTTATCAGTGTATGGTTAATAGAGAGGGAGAACGAGAAACTCTTGGTCAAGCCCCGGTCAAATACCATGGTAAATGGCCCTTCAAGCGTGTACTTGGGATTCAg GAGCCTGCTTCTGTTGCTTTCTCCGTGCTCAACCTAGCAATGCATTTCCATGGTTGGCTTTCCTTTTTCATTACGCTGTACTACAAATTGCCTCTGAAACAAGATAGAACAGCTTACTATGAATACGTTGGTTTGTGGCATATCTATGGTCTCCTATCCATGAACTCGTGGTTCTGGAGTGCTGTTTTCCACAGCAG GGATGTTGACCTCACAGAGAGGTTGGACTACTCATCAGCAGTAGCCGTTCTTGGATTCTCACTTATCTTAGCCATCTTAAGAACCTTTGATGTTCGGGTTGAGGCTGCAAGGGTCATGGTATCCGCTCCAATACTAGCTTTTGTAACCACCCACATACTATACATCAACTTCTACAAACTCGACTATG GTTGGAACATGATTGTGTGTGTGGCAATGGGAGTCTCTCAGCTTCTCCTATGGGCAAGATGGGCCGCTGTCTCGAGCCATCCATCTAATTGGAAACTTTGGGTGGTTGTGATTGCTGGAGGCTTAGCCATGCTTCTAGAGATATATGATTTTCCTCCATATGAAGGCTACTTTGATGCTCACTCGATCTGGCATGCCGCCACAATTCCCCTTACCATTCTGTGGTGGAGCTTCATCAGAGACGATGCTGAGTTTAGAACTTCCACTCTCCTCAAGAAATCTAAAACAAAGGCAAAGTGA
- the LOC104740340 gene encoding UDP-glycosyltransferase TURAN-like, whose translation MGKRGRACVVVLGDLGRSPRMQYHALSLARQASFQVDIVSYGGSIPHEAVLNHPSIHIHTMAQPRFLQLLPKILYPVTLLLKAFIQFTMLLWFLFVKVPAPDIFLVQNPPSVPTLIAVKWASSWRRAAFVVDWHNFGYTLLALSLGRNNLLVFLYRWFENHYGKMATGSLCVTKAMQHELDQNWGVRAKVLYDQPPEFFRPALLEERHELFCRVKKDLCHPIGVYDFISGELENKEFNETLFTTKNNADISLKQNRPALVVSSTSWTPDENFGILLEAAVMYDRRVAARLKGSDTAEISEEQHLYPNLLFIITGKGPEKEMYEEKIKRLNLKHVAFRTMWLAAEDYPLLLGSADLGVCLHTSSSGLDLPMKVVDMFGCGLPVCSVSYSCIQELVKDGKNGLLFSSSTELADQLLILFKGFPRNCDALMSLKAGAMETGSSGRWATEWEDCAKPLITQVVSQIAD comes from the exons ATGGGGAAAAGAGGAAGGGCTTGTGTAGTGGTACTTGGAGATCTTGGTCGAAGTCCTCGGATGCAATATCACGCTCTTTCTCTTGCTCGTCAG GCATCGTTTCAAGTGGACATTGTTTCATATGGAG GTTCTATACCCCATGAAGCTGTTCTAAATCATCCATCAATCCACATCCATACAATG GCGCAGCCTCGATTCCTTCAGCTCTTGCCGAAGATACTTTACCCTGTTACTCTCTTGCTCAAGGCATTTATTCAGTTTACAATGCTTCTCTGGTTTCTTTTCGTAAAAGTACCAGCGCCTGACATTTTCTTGGTCCAG AATCCTCCTTCTGTTCCAACCCTAATTGCTGTTAAGTGGGCGAGCTCATGGAGACGTGCAGCGTTTGTTGTAGATTGGCATAATTTTGGATATACGTTGTTGGCATTGTCTTTAGGAAGAAACAATTTGCTTGTATTTTTATACCGCTG GTTTGAGAATCATTATGGAAAGATGGCAACAGGTTCGCTATGTGTGACAAAAGCAATGCAACATGAACTGGATCAGAATTGGGGAGTGAG AGCCAAAGTTTTATATGATCAGCCTCCTGAGTTTTTCCGCCCTGCTTTGCTTGAAGAAAGGCACGAG TTGTTTTGCCGAGTGAAGAAAGATCTTTGCCATCCAATTGGCGTGTATGATTTCATCAGTGGAG AGTTGGAGAATAAAGAGTTTAATGAAACCCTTTTTACTACCAAAAACAATGCGGACATCTCGCTGAAGCAAAACAGACCAGCTCTTGTTGTGAGCAGTACAAGCTG GACCCCTGATGAAAATTTTGGTATCCTATTGGAAGCTGCAGTGATGTATGATCGGCGTGTTGCTGCAAGATTAAAAGGAAGTGATACAGCTGAAATTTCAGAAGAGCAACACCTTTATCCCaatttgttgttcatcattACAG GCAAAGGACCTGAAAAGGAAATGTACGAGGAGAAAATTAAACGATTAAACCTCAAACATGTGGCATTCCGTACAATGTGGCTTGCAGCTGAAGATTATCCATTGCTTTTAGGTTCTGCAGATCTTGGTGTTTGCCTACACACTTCGTCATCAGGTTTAGACCTTCCCATGAAG GTTGTTGATATGTTTGGATGTGGCCTCCCAGTTTGCTCGGTTTCCTACTCATG CATTCAAGAACTCGTTAAGGATGGGAAGAACGGACTCTTGTTTTCGTCTTCAACGGAATTAGCAGATCAATTATTA ATTCTCTTCAAGGGTTTTCCCCGGAACTGTGATGCACTAATGTCGCTTAAAGCGGGTGCAATGGAGACTGGTTCTTCGGGTCGATGGGCTACAGAGTGGGAAGATTGTGCAAAACCTTTGATTACTCAG GTCGTATCTCAAATAGCGGATTGA
- the LOC104740343 gene encoding serine/arginine-rich splicing factor SR45 yields the protein MAKLSRGRRSPSLSGSSSRSSSRSRSRSGSSPSRSLSRSRSRSRSLSSSSSPSRSVSSGSRSPPRRGKSPAGPARRGRSPPPQSKGASSPSKKAAPTQESLVLHIGSLSRNVNEGHLKEIFGNFGEVIHVELAIDRAVNLPRGHAYVEFKARADAEKAQLFMDGGQIDGNVVKASFTLPPRRKVSPPPKPVSSAPKRDASKSDNAGAEIEKDGPRRPRDTSPQRKTVLSPRRRSPPLRRGASPRRLPDSPPRRRPGSPIRRRGDTPPRRRPASPSRGRSPSSPPPRRYRSPPRGSPRRIRGSPVRRRSPLPLRRRSPARRVRSPLRRSPIRRRSRSPIRRAGRSRSRSISPRRGRGPAGRRGRSSSYSSSPSPRRIPRKVSRSRSPRRPLRGKRSSSNSSSSSSPPPPPPPPRKT from the exons ATGGCGAAACTAAGTCGTGGCCGTCGTTCCCCTTCCTTGTCTGGCTCTTCTTCTCGTTCCAGCTCCAGATCCCGTTCCCGCTCTGGTTCGAGTCCCTCTAGGTCTCTTTCGCGCTCCCGCTCCCGTTCTAGATcgctctcttcatcttcatctccttccCGGAGCGTCAGTTCTGGGAGTCGTAGTCCTCCACGCCGTGGAAAAAG TCCTGCTGGACCTGCTAGGCGAGGTCGCTCTCCTCCTCCACAATCTAAAGGAGCCTCATCACCTTCTAA GAAAGCTGCTCCTACTCAAGAATCTCTTGTCCTCCATATTGGTTCTCTTAGTAGGAATGTGAACGAAGGCCATCTCAAAGAAATTTTTG gcAACTTTGGTGAAGTTATACATGTGGAACTTGCGATAGATCGAGCT GTTAATCTTCCAAGAGGACATGCCTATGTTGAATTCAAGGCAAGAGCTGATGCTGAGAAAGCGCAGCTGTTCATGGATGGT GGCCAAATTGATGGAAATGTTGTTAAAGCAAGTTTCACACTACCACCTCGTCGCAAAGTATCTCCACCCCCTAAACCTGTCTCAAGTGCACCAAAGAGAGATGCATCAAAATCTGATAATGCCGGTGCTGAAATTGAGAAAGATGGTCCCAGGCGCCCAAGAGATA CATCTCCGCAACGGAAAACAGTACTTTCTCCAAGGAGGAGATCACCTCCACTGAGGAGAGGCGCATCACCTAGGCGATTGCCTGATTCTCCCCCTCGCCGGAGGCCTGGATCTCCTATCCGCCGTCGTGGTGATACACCACCTAGACGCAGGCCAGCATCGCCATCTAGAGGCCGTTCTCCATCTTCTCCCCCTCCAAGACGATATAGATCTCCTCCAAG GGGTTCCCCTAGAAGAATTCGTGGCAGTCCTGTTCGAAGACGGTCTCCTCTTCCTCTAAGGAGAAG GTCACCTGCAAGGAGAGTACGCAGTCCTCTCAGAAGATCCCCAATCCGCAGGCGTAGCCGATCCCCAATTCGTAGAGCTGGTCGCTCTCGTTCAAGGTCCATCTCACCCCGCAG GGGACGAGGTCCAGCTGGGAGACGAGGGAGGTCATCTTCTTACTCCAGTTCACCAAGTCCCAGAAGG ATTCCTAGGAAGGTTTCAAGAAGCCGCAGCCCTAGAAG GCCACTGAGAGGAAAAAGAAGCAGCAgtaacagcagcagcagcagttcACCGCcgccacctccacctccacctcgCAAAACTTAA